GCCATCGGACTCGGTGCCGTGGAACTGTCATCGTGCAGCGGTCGCAGACCGATGAGCCGCCGACCGTCCTGGGTCGACCTCTGGGACGGTCAGGCATCGTCGTCGACGATCCGTGCCCGGACCGGTCTGTATGCGTCGAGGAGAGGAACGTCCCGGGTCGAGTTGACTGCCCGCTTGTCGCGTCGACGGCTGGCATCCGTCGCGGTGTAGGCGACGAGGTCACCGGCTTCGATACCGAAGATGTCGCAGAGGGCGACGAGCACACTGAACGCGATCCGCTCGGGATCTTGGCCGACGATCCTGTAGATCTGCGATTCAGAAAGCGTTATTCCTCTGTCTCGCAACGGTTCTACTAGATCACGGCTGTTCTTCATCCCGGCGCGGGCCATGTGTTCACGAACCCGCCATCGGTACTGGATTTCGCGTTTCATTGTTGTCCCTCGTCCCTTCCTTGTGCACCGTCTCGTCCACCGACACTGCGACGCAGCGTCTCCGCCAGCACCTGCTCCAAGTGGCGCGCCCGGTAGTCGGGGGAGGCAATCGTGTAAATCGAGGTAGTTGCTGCGTGCTCGTGACCGAGCTGCATCTGAACGAAGCTCAGGTCGTATCCGTATTCCGTTTGCAGGTGGGTGGCGTAGGCACGTCGCAACGAATGCAGATCGAGGCCGGGCGGAAATCCCAGCTCGTCCAACAGGTTCCGCATCCGCTTCCACATATCTTTGCCGGCGACGGCGCCACCGCGGTCAGTGGGGAACAGGTCGCTGACGGGTTGACCGTAGCGGGGAAGGCCGTAGTTCACCCAGTGCTCGAGCGCCTCTGCAGCCCAGTCGAACACGGTCAGAACCGTGCGTTGTTTGGCGGGAGATCCGCGCATCGCCTTCCCATGCCGGATGCGCAGCAGACCCCATTCACCGAAACCGGGGGCACGGACGTTTCGAGAGCTGTCGACCAGTTGGAGTTGTCGTCCTTCACCGGCTCGCAGGCCCCACCCGTACAAGACCTTGAACGCCACCGCGTCGCGCCACGCGGCGAGGGCTCCTTTGCGTCCTGAGTTGAGGATGCGTTCCGGCTCGAGATCGGCCAGGTCGAAGAACTGCTGCAGTTCTGTTCTGGTGAATGGTCGACGTTTGTCCTGCGTATCGTTGGTCTGCACGTGCGTGGCGCGGTTGAAGTCGTTGATCACCTGCGAAAACACGGTCCCGAAAAGCCTCCCGCAGTTCTCGTTCCACTCGTAGAGGGGATTCGTGGCGTAGTCCAGAAACAGCCTGACATCGGATTGATAAGCACGGATCGTTGCGTGGGAGAGGTTCCGCACCCCGCGCAGATGTGCGAAGAACTCATCGGCATCATGCGGGGACCACTGCCAGGGTGGGGATCCCACGAAGTCGACCATGCGGTGGATGAGTTTGACTCGTCGATCGGCAGTGCCTGCGCGGAAGTTCTGGGTGGCCTGTGCACGTCTCCAGCCAGCGAGTACGTCATCGAGGAACGCCTCGGCGAGAACCGGACCCGGGGCGGACGGTAGGTAGATCAACCGTCCACCAACATCTCGTCGATCCACGTATCCACCCTTCGTCGGCCTGCATATTTTGCAGTCAGAGAGCAGAAACCGCAACAGATGCCGACGTAAACCCAGGTCACAGCCGTCCGCGTGCAGTAGGTCCGTCGCATGCTCTCATTCGCCGCAAGCATCCGCCACGGCACGGACTGAGCGTGTTCATGCAGGTCGCAGTAGCTTTCGGCGAGACGAGGGTCCGTTACAAACAGAGGAGCTATTCGCAGAATATACGAGTGACCGAACTACTAGTTGACATAATCTCTGTTATCGGCGATAAAGAAGGTCGAGTTCAACTAGATGAGAGAACTCGTCCCATTGGATCTCAAGCGAAACTGCTGCCTGTGGCCGGTGACGACTTGCTGCCGGACGGTGGCCCACGAGCCTGATCCCCAGATCGACATCGGTTTATGCAAACAGATGAGAGATTCTCGCGCTACACTTGCGTTCATGCAGAGTGTTCCAGGTCGGCTGCCAGAGTTCCTGTCGAACGGCGTCGTCGGGCTGCTGCGACCCGAGGACCGAGTCTTTGAGGCGATGCTCGATGGCTGGCGAGCGCAAATGCTGGCCCGTGGGCTCGGTGTGCCGTTCATTCGGTCCTCGTGCGGCCTGGTCTCTCGGTTCCAGGAGCACTCCAACGAGTATCCGTGGGGCTGGCAGCCGATCCATGTCGATGAGTTCCTGGCTGATCGACGAACCGGGCCGAAAGCCGTCTCGGTGTCGACGCTGCGCGCGAACGCTGGCACGATCAGGTCCTTCTGCTATTACGTCACTGACGAAAGGTATGGGTGGGCTGCGTTCTGCAGCAAAGTATTTGACGACGTTCCCGCCCAAGTCGTGTTCGAGTGGAACACGCCGCGCCACAAGACCGATGACGCCATCCCAGCGGACCGGCGCAGCTTCACTCAGACCGAGTTGCAGACATTCTTCGACACCTGCGATGACCTCGTCGATCAAGAGTTCGCCAAGGGCTCGAAGCGCTGGCTCCCACTGATGCGAGACTCCACCGCGTTCAAGGTGTGCTACGCCTACGGTTTGCGCCGTCGGGAACTTTCCATGCTCGACTACCACGACTTCGGCCCAAATCCGCACGTAGACAAGTACGGCCGCTATGGCGCCGTTCAGATCCGCTACGCCAAAGGCATGTCGGGGTCAGGACCGCGCCGTCGCACTGTTCTCACGGTGCCTGAGTTTGACTGGGTGGTCGATCTTCTCGATCACTGGCTCTCGCCGCAGGGTCGCGAACAGTTCGCCACTGCGGACCGCTCGGCCTCGTTGTGGCCGTCGGAACGGGCTGGCGCCACGGGCATCCGCAACTTCAATCGCACCTTCACTGCGGTCCGCGAACTGGCTGGGCTACCGACAGAGTTGAAGATGCACTGCCTGCGCCACTCCTACGTCACTCATCTCCTCGAGGCCGGATACGATCCTATGTTTGTCCAGCAGCAAGTTGGCCACGCCTACTCATCCACCACCGCGCTCTACACCTCAGTCTCGGCAGACTTCAAACAAAAGACCATCCAACGGATGATCCAGCAACGAATCGTCACACGTGACGAAAGAAGGACCGGGAAGGACACGTGAGCGAGCAACGCCGAATCGGCTATCGCTGGAATCTCCGCCAACGAATGGCCGATCACAACCTCTGGAAGACAACGGAACTCATCCCGCTTCTCAAGTCCCGCGGAATCAACCTATCAAACGCACAAGTGCACCGATTGGTGACAGGCACACCCGAGCGGATCCCTGCGCGCACCTTCGCCGCGCTGTGCGACATCCTTGAATGCACACCCAACGATCTCTTCGAACCATATGTCGAGATCCGAGCTGCGGCCACGGCCGACGCACCGGCCAACCCGGCCGACCTAGGCATCAGCGACAAGCGCTCGGTTGCCCGCCGGATCCGAGTCGTCCGTAGCGATGATGACGATGGCAAGACCACGTAAACCTGAAGACCCACAACGGTGGGAAGTTCCATGCGATCGCTGCGGTGAGCACAGAGAATGTGTCGTCACCTGGCAGGGCCTCGGAGTGTGCGGTTACTGCTACCAAGCAGCCAAACGAACTCGAGGCGT
The Rhodococcus qingshengii JCM 15477 genome window above contains:
- a CDS encoding helix-turn-helix domain-containing protein, which gives rise to MKREIQYRWRVREHMARAGMKNSRDLVEPLRDRGITLSESQIYRIVGQDPERIAFSVLVALCDIFGIEAGDLVAYTATDASRRRDKRAVNSTRDVPLLDAYRPVRARIVDDDA
- a CDS encoding tyrosine-type recombinase/integrase yields the protein MDRRDVGGRLIYLPSAPGPVLAEAFLDDVLAGWRRAQATQNFRAGTADRRVKLIHRMVDFVGSPPWQWSPHDADEFFAHLRGVRNLSHATIRAYQSDVRLFLDYATNPLYEWNENCGRLFGTVFSQVINDFNRATHVQTNDTQDKRRPFTRTELQQFFDLADLEPERILNSGRKGALAAWRDAVAFKVLYGWGLRAGEGRQLQLVDSSRNVRAPGFGEWGLLRIRHGKAMRGSPAKQRTVLTVFDWAAEALEHWVNYGLPRYGQPVSDLFPTDRGGAVAGKDMWKRMRNLLDELGFPPGLDLHSLRRAYATHLQTEYGYDLSFVQMQLGHEHAATTSIYTIASPDYRARHLEQVLAETLRRSVGGRDGAQGRDEGQQ
- a CDS encoding tyrosine-type recombinase/integrase encodes the protein MQSVPGRLPEFLSNGVVGLLRPEDRVFEAMLDGWRAQMLARGLGVPFIRSSCGLVSRFQEHSNEYPWGWQPIHVDEFLADRRTGPKAVSVSTLRANAGTIRSFCYYVTDERYGWAAFCSKVFDDVPAQVVFEWNTPRHKTDDAIPADRRSFTQTELQTFFDTCDDLVDQEFAKGSKRWLPLMRDSTAFKVCYAYGLRRRELSMLDYHDFGPNPHVDKYGRYGAVQIRYAKGMSGSGPRRRTVLTVPEFDWVVDLLDHWLSPQGREQFATADRSASLWPSERAGATGIRNFNRTFTAVRELAGLPTELKMHCLRHSYVTHLLEAGYDPMFVQQQVGHAYSSTTALYTSVSADFKQKTIQRMIQQRIVTRDERRTGKDT
- a CDS encoding helix-turn-helix domain-containing protein — protein: MSEQRRIGYRWNLRQRMADHNLWKTTELIPLLKSRGINLSNAQVHRLVTGTPERIPARTFAALCDILECTPNDLFEPYVEIRAAATADAPANPADLGISDKRSVARRIRVVRSDDDDGKTT